From the genome of Rhodovastum atsumiense, one region includes:
- the dpaL gene encoding diaminopropionate ammonia-lyase has product MPSQIEVFLNRTRFYDDPTACVADFSRAQLSKALRFHRTMPGYAPTSLVSLENLAAALGVRSLHVKDESARFGLKAFKVLGGAYAMARHIADLLGRDIDDLPFVELASERIRGEIGTIVFATTTDGNHGRGVAWTARQFRQKAVVYMPRGTTPQRLEAIRAEGAQAEIVDLNYDEAVRMTAREAEAHGWLVVQDTAWPGYEKIPLWIMQGYGTLMLEAMQQLHEVPPTHVLIQAGVGSLAGMVQGMVTAAWGKDRPRVIVVEAAAADCLYRSAVTAGCRPVTVGGDLATVMAGLACGEANTIGWNILRDYAEAFVSCPDFVTTRGMRVLGNPLPGDPAVVSGESGAVTTGLLSILLQSGCWAETREALGLDAQSRVLVVSTEGDTDPQRYRSIVWDGQIPSYQQF; this is encoded by the coding sequence ATGCCCAGCCAGATCGAGGTATTTCTCAACAGAACCCGGTTTTACGATGACCCGACGGCTTGCGTCGCCGATTTCTCCCGCGCACAGCTGTCCAAGGCGCTGCGGTTCCATCGCACCATGCCGGGATATGCACCGACCTCACTGGTTTCCTTGGAGAATCTCGCCGCGGCGCTCGGCGTGAGAAGCCTGCACGTCAAGGACGAGTCGGCACGCTTCGGCCTGAAGGCGTTCAAGGTGTTGGGCGGCGCCTATGCGATGGCGCGCCACATCGCCGATCTGCTCGGCCGCGACATCGACGATCTCCCCTTCGTCGAACTCGCGAGCGAGCGCATTCGCGGCGAGATAGGAACGATCGTGTTTGCCACCACCACCGACGGCAACCACGGTCGCGGCGTGGCCTGGACGGCGCGCCAGTTTCGCCAGAAGGCGGTGGTCTATATGCCGCGTGGCACCACCCCACAGCGGCTGGAGGCGATCCGGGCCGAGGGAGCGCAGGCGGAGATCGTTGACCTGAACTACGACGAGGCCGTGCGCATGACGGCACGGGAGGCCGAGGCGCATGGCTGGCTGGTGGTACAGGACACTGCCTGGCCAGGCTACGAGAAGATCCCACTGTGGATCATGCAGGGCTACGGTACGCTGATGCTAGAGGCCATGCAGCAGCTGCATGAGGTTCCCCCCACCCATGTGCTCATCCAGGCCGGGGTTGGCTCGCTGGCCGGCATGGTGCAGGGGATGGTCACCGCAGCGTGGGGCAAGGACCGTCCCAGAGTGATCGTCGTCGAGGCTGCAGCGGCGGATTGCCTGTACCGCTCGGCGGTCACCGCCGGCTGCCGGCCGGTGACGGTTGGCGGGGATCTCGCCACTGTCATGGCTGGCCTGGCCTGCGGCGAGGCCAACACCATCGGCTGGAACATCCTGCGCGATTACGCCGAAGCCTTCGTCTCGTGCCCCGATTTCGTCACCACGCGCGGCATGCGCGTGCTGGGCAATCCGCTGCCCGGGGACCCCGCCGTCGTTTCCGGGGAATCGGGTGCGGTGACTACCGGTCTGCTGTCGATCCTCCTGCAGTCCGGGTGCTGGGCGGAGACGCGCGAGGCGCTGGGGCTGGACGCGCAGTCGCGCGTCCTGGTGGTCAGCACCGAGGGCGACACCGACCCGCAGCGCTACCGCTCCATCGTCTGGGACGGTCAGATTCCCAGCTACCAGCAATTCTGA
- a CDS encoding YgeY family selenium metabolism-linked hydrolase: protein MLTDLRQSEIIENCRILVREKSYSGKEASVAEAIKAMMARYGFDEIAVDRYGNVVGGIVGRLPGRTILFDGHIDTVPVDEASWTRQPWGAEVADGRIYGRGTSDMKGAVAAMISACGFFAQDHKRDFAGKIYISCVVHEECFEGVAARLVSAKYRPDYVVIGEASELNLKIGQRGRAEIVVETFGKPAHSANPDAGINAVYKMARLIDAIHALKPPCDRVLGRGILELTDIKSAPYPGASVVPEYCRATYDRRLLVGESPASVLEPLQRIIEDLAKTDPDFKAAVSFAHGRETCYTGTLIESDRFFPGWAYDEGDEFVRLALAGLRSAGIDPAITQYSFCTNASHYAGEAGIRTVGFGPSRETLAHVIDEYIEIPQLVGAAQGYYGMMRSVCSGL from the coding sequence ATGCTGACCGACTTGCGCCAATCGGAAATCATCGAAAACTGCCGGATTTTAGTTCGTGAAAAGAGCTATTCCGGCAAGGAGGCCTCTGTTGCCGAAGCCATCAAAGCAATGATGGCGCGCTACGGCTTCGACGAGATCGCCGTCGATCGCTACGGCAACGTGGTGGGCGGCATCGTCGGCCGTCTCCCAGGCAGGACGATTCTCTTCGACGGTCACATCGACACCGTGCCCGTCGACGAGGCGAGCTGGACACGCCAGCCCTGGGGCGCCGAGGTCGCGGACGGCAGGATCTACGGGCGCGGCACCTCCGACATGAAGGGCGCGGTCGCGGCGATGATCTCCGCCTGCGGCTTCTTCGCCCAGGACCACAAGCGGGACTTCGCCGGGAAGATCTACATTTCCTGCGTCGTCCACGAGGAGTGCTTCGAAGGCGTCGCCGCCCGCCTGGTCAGCGCGAAATACCGCCCCGACTATGTGGTCATCGGCGAGGCGTCCGAGCTCAATCTTAAGATCGGCCAGCGAGGACGCGCGGAAATCGTCGTCGAAACCTTCGGCAAGCCGGCGCACTCCGCGAATCCCGATGCCGGCATCAATGCCGTCTACAAGATGGCCCGGCTGATCGATGCCATTCATGCCCTGAAGCCGCCGTGCGATCGGGTCCTGGGCAGGGGAATCCTGGAACTCACCGACATCAAGTCGGCGCCCTATCCCGGCGCCTCGGTCGTGCCCGAGTACTGTCGCGCCACTTACGACCGGCGCCTGTTGGTCGGCGAGAGCCCGGCCTCCGTTCTGGAGCCGCTGCAGCGCATCATCGAAGATCTCGCAAAAACCGATCCCGACTTTAAGGCCGCGGTCTCCTTCGCCCATGGCCGCGAGACCTGCTACACAGGCACCCTCATCGAGAGCGACAGGTTTTTCCCGGGCTGGGCCTACGACGAAGGCGACGAATTCGTGCGCCTCGCCCTGGCGGGCCTGCGCAGTGCGGGCATCGATCCGGCCATCACCCAGTATTCGTTCTGTACCAATGCCAGCCACTATGCGGGTGAGGCCGGCATTCGCACCGTGGGCTTCGGCCCTTCGCGCGAGACCCTCGCCCACGTCATCGACGAATACATCGAGATCCCCCAGCTCGTCGGCGCCGCGCAGGGCTACTACGGCATGATGCGAAGCGTCTGCTCCGGGCTCTAA